A region from the Sutcliffiella horikoshii genome encodes:
- a CDS encoding DUF2268 domain-containing putative Zn-dependent protease (predicted Zn-dependent protease with a strongly conserved HExxH motif), whose protein sequence is MRFTSFFFFLIMAVALTGCNNGGTEADAEEAIGLEYAFEENGQEFEIIHVYQLYEAFYEEGLKGEEATALYTSSILDEVADKCYKGGEFETNTDYALAPPKNRIAVQDNLKRMDTKKINAAVKDALTKSSNELPLEGSKTTVCVFPTDNNAPATFVTAGVGKIVVFFDRNTTDNLLKGGVANKYHHSYWVDNHYNGETFTVLDNLVIEGKGTMFQKLVYPNIDVAPVDEEYNKDLWTRIEGELEKEDDKKTQEIFKGGRNGLPSQYGYSESYKMLKSFVDANEGASIEDWSAATSEEILEAHKANYN, encoded by the coding sequence ATGCGCTTTACTAGTTTTTTCTTTTTTCTCATCATGGCTGTAGCATTAACAGGTTGTAACAACGGAGGAACGGAAGCAGATGCCGAAGAGGCAATCGGCTTAGAATACGCCTTCGAAGAAAATGGACAAGAATTCGAGATAATCCACGTGTACCAGTTGTACGAGGCATTCTATGAAGAAGGGCTAAAAGGGGAAGAAGCAACTGCACTGTACACTTCAAGCATCCTTGATGAGGTTGCAGATAAATGCTATAAAGGCGGCGAGTTCGAAACAAATACAGACTATGCTCTTGCTCCACCAAAGAACAGAATTGCTGTTCAAGATAACCTGAAAAGAATGGATACCAAAAAGATCAATGCTGCTGTTAAAGACGCATTAACCAAGTCTTCTAACGAACTGCCACTTGAAGGAAGCAAAACAACTGTATGTGTGTTCCCGACTGACAACAATGCACCAGCCACTTTCGTCACTGCAGGTGTTGGCAAAATCGTCGTATTCTTTGATAGAAATACAACAGACAACTTGCTAAAAGGAGGTGTCGCAAACAAATACCACCACAGCTACTGGGTTGATAACCATTATAACGGCGAAACATTTACCGTTTTAGATAACCTTGTCATTGAAGGAAAAGGAACCATGTTCCAAAAACTTGTTTATCCTAATATTGATGTAGCGCCAGTAGATGAAGAATACAACAAAGATCTATGGACAAGAATTGAGGGCGAGCTTGAAAAAGAAGATGATAAAAAGACACAAGAAATCTTTAAAGGTGGAAGAAACGGGTTACCAAGTCAATATGGCTACAGCGAAAGCTATAAGATGCTGAAATCCTTTGTTGATGCAAATGAAGGGGCAAGCATTGAAGACTGGTCAGCTGCTACTTCTGAAGAGATCTTGGAAGCACATAAAGCGAACTATAATTAA
- a CDS encoding DUF3243 domain-containing protein — MDPGKKEQILADFDTFKSYLSDKVSKGKKVGLGEEQLAMAAEKVADYLAKHEDPRNSEEKLLQELWKVGDKDERHKLAHMLVKLVD; from the coding sequence ATGGACCCTGGCAAAAAAGAACAGATCCTGGCCGACTTCGATACCTTCAAGAGCTATTTAAGTGACAAAGTCTCCAAAGGAAAAAAAGTGGGCCTTGGAGAAGAACAACTAGCTATGGCCGCAGAAAAAGTAGCAGATTACTTGGCAAAGCATGAAGATCCTAGAAACAGTGAAGAAAAACTTCTTCAGGAACTATGGAAAGTCGGCGACAAAGACGAACGGCACAAACTTGCACATATGCTTGTTAAACTAGTGGATTAA
- the thiL gene encoding thiamine-phosphate kinase produces MSISDEFAFIKDIQPDRLFHAEKVVGIGDDAAIIGVEEGFEKIVCVDTMVEGVHFTRKTMKPFDIGYKALAANISDVAAMGGYPLYYLVSITIPKSWTQEELKTIYDGMKTLGEQYEMDLIGGDTTSGKTMVLSVFVIGKVEKGKRLLRSNARDGDVVFVSGTVGDAAGGLDILLHNKNAGKFEALVESHQRPKPQVALGRILSEFERVSLNDVSDGLASELLEIAEASQVDILINKETIPISEDLQRYDAENALKWALTGGEDFELVGSIPEVDWAKLQKECLTAGMKITKIGTVSSGEGQAFLKSHDGVQELKKEGYNHFNRG; encoded by the coding sequence GTGTCCATTTCAGATGAATTTGCTTTTATTAAAGATATTCAACCTGATCGATTATTTCATGCTGAGAAGGTAGTTGGAATCGGAGACGACGCGGCCATTATCGGAGTGGAAGAAGGCTTCGAGAAAATTGTATGTGTCGATACGATGGTGGAAGGTGTTCATTTTACACGTAAAACGATGAAGCCGTTTGATATCGGCTACAAGGCATTGGCGGCTAATATCAGTGATGTGGCGGCAATGGGTGGATATCCTTTGTATTACCTTGTATCCATTACGATCCCAAAGAGCTGGACGCAGGAAGAACTGAAGACTATCTATGATGGGATGAAGACGCTTGGGGAGCAATATGAGATGGATCTAATTGGCGGTGACACGACTTCCGGCAAAACGATGGTATTGAGTGTATTTGTGATTGGCAAAGTGGAAAAAGGCAAAAGGCTGCTTCGCTCCAATGCGCGCGATGGAGATGTAGTGTTTGTCTCTGGAACGGTGGGGGATGCGGCAGGCGGTCTAGATATTCTTTTACATAATAAGAATGCCGGTAAGTTTGAGGCATTAGTAGAGAGCCACCAGCGTCCGAAGCCACAAGTCGCACTGGGAAGGATTTTAAGTGAGTTTGAACGTGTTTCTTTAAACGATGTGAGTGACGGCTTGGCAAGTGAGCTTTTGGAGATTGCAGAGGCGAGCCAGGTAGATATTTTAATAAATAAGGAAACAATACCTATAAGTGAGGATTTACAGCGTTATGATGCGGAAAATGCCCTTAAGTGGGCTTTGACCGGTGGGGAGGACTTCGAACTGGTCGGTTCCATTCCTGAAGTGGACTGGGCTAAACTGCAGAAGGAGTGCCTGACAGCCGGAATGAAGATTACGAAAATAGGGACCGTTTCTAGTGGCGAAGGACAGGCGTTCTTGAAAAGTCATGACGGCGTGCAGGAATTGAAAAAAGAAGGTTATAATCATTTTAATAGAGGTTAG
- the tsaE gene encoding tRNA (adenosine(37)-N6)-threonylcarbamoyltransferase complex ATPase subunit type 1 TsaE yields MLQVELMTHSAEETMAKSEALGKLMEGGEVLLLEGDLGAGKTTFTKGLAKGLEIKRNVNSPTFTIIKEYQGRLPLYHMDVYRLANSEEDLGFDDYFEGEGVTVVEWAHLIEEFLPSERLEIYIYHHGDDERKIVLTPKGERYEAICKELME; encoded by the coding sequence ATGTTGCAAGTGGAGCTTATGACACATTCTGCCGAGGAGACCATGGCAAAGTCCGAGGCGCTTGGCAAGTTGATGGAAGGCGGAGAGGTTCTGTTGTTGGAAGGGGATCTTGGCGCCGGAAAGACGACGTTTACGAAAGGGTTGGCCAAAGGACTGGAAATCAAGAGGAATGTGAACAGTCCGACTTTTACCATCATCAAAGAGTATCAAGGCCGTCTCCCCCTTTATCACATGGATGTGTACCGCTTGGCTAACAGTGAAGAGGACTTGGGTTTTGATGATTATTTTGAAGGGGAAGGGGTCACGGTCGTAGAGTGGGCCCATCTGATTGAAGAATTTTTGCCAAGTGAACGGTTGGAAATCTATATCTATCACCATGGCGACGATGAACGAAAGATCGTTCTCACACCTAAAGGGGAAAGATATGAAGCTATATGTAAGGAGTTAATGGAATGA
- the tsaB gene encoding tRNA (adenosine(37)-N6)-threonylcarbamoyltransferase complex dimerization subunit type 1 TsaB — protein sequence MTKVLAIDTSTYVLGVAIVEEDKVIGELVTNVKKNHSLRAMPAVEKLMQDCDVTPSELDRIVVGKGPGSYTGVRIGVTLAKTLAWSLNIPLVGISSLELVAANGRYFAGSICALQDARRGQVYTGLYRFKEDELVTEIEDVNILMTDWLQALKDRQEQVLFIGNDVHLHKETIIEYLGELAYFAQVSEHNPRPSELAFLGLKREAEDAHSFVPNYTRLAEAEAKWLESKEK from the coding sequence ATGACCAAAGTGTTAGCGATTGATACGTCCACCTATGTGTTGGGCGTTGCAATAGTAGAAGAGGATAAAGTGATCGGGGAACTGGTCACAAATGTGAAAAAGAACCATTCGCTGCGCGCGATGCCGGCAGTGGAAAAGTTGATGCAGGACTGCGATGTCACTCCTTCTGAACTTGATAGGATTGTAGTCGGAAAAGGCCCTGGGTCTTATACGGGAGTAAGGATTGGTGTGACGCTTGCTAAGACGTTGGCCTGGTCATTGAACATTCCGCTTGTTGGGATTTCTAGTCTGGAACTTGTTGCGGCGAACGGCCGTTATTTTGCCGGAAGTATCTGTGCTTTGCAGGATGCGAGACGCGGTCAGGTGTACACTGGGCTGTATCGTTTTAAAGAGGACGAGTTGGTGACAGAGATTGAGGACGTCAACATCTTGATGACAGACTGGCTGCAGGCTTTAAAAGACAGGCAGGAACAGGTGTTGTTCATCGGAAATGATGTGCACCTTCATAAGGAAACCATCATAGAGTACCTTGGGGAACTGGCGTATTTTGCACAAGTCAGCGAACATAACCCAAGACCAAGTGAGCTTGCTTTTCTTGGCTTGAAAAGGGAGGCCGAGGATGCTCATTCCTTTGTGCCGAATTACACGAGGCTTGCTGAGGCAGAGGCGAAATGGCTGGAAAGTAAAGAAAAATAG
- the rimI gene encoding ribosomal protein S18-alanine N-acetyltransferase: protein MNSLIDITKMTVYDIEGVHRVELKSFATPWTQDAFYYELTNNPYAHYLVMKEENRVIGYCGIWIVMGEAQITNIAVDPACRGRKLGDLLLGKAMEYCKMVGATTVSLEVRVSNVVAQGLYRKHGFQNGGIRKKYYVDNNEDALVMWVNI from the coding sequence ATGAATTCTTTGATTGATATAACAAAAATGACGGTTTACGATATTGAAGGAGTGCACCGGGTGGAGTTGAAGTCGTTTGCTACACCTTGGACGCAGGACGCCTTCTATTATGAACTGACCAACAATCCGTATGCTCATTATCTCGTGATGAAAGAGGAGAATCGGGTAATCGGTTATTGTGGGATTTGGATTGTGATGGGGGAAGCGCAGATTACAAACATTGCGGTGGATCCAGCTTGTCGCGGCAGGAAGCTTGGCGATCTTTTACTAGGAAAAGCAATGGAATATTGTAAAATGGTCGGAGCAACCACTGTTTCGCTTGAAGTAAGGGTATCGAATGTAGTGGCGCAGGGACTCTACCGAAAACACGGCTTCCAAAACGGCGGAATCCGGAAAAAATACTATGTGGATAATAATGAAGATGCACTAGTGATGTGGGTGAATATATGA
- the tsaD gene encoding tRNA (adenosine(37)-N6)-threonylcarbamoyltransferase complex transferase subunit TsaD: protein MKINEAKDELILGIETSCDETAVAIIKNGKEIVANIVSSQIESHQRFGGVVPEIASRHHVEQMTVVLEEALEQGGVTMADIDAIAVTEGPGLVGALLIGVNAAKALAFAHQKPLVGVHHIAGHIYANQLVADLDFPLLALVVSGGHTELVYMKEHGSFEVIGETRDDAVGEAYDKVARTLQLPYPGGPHIDRMAAEGTPSIKLPRAWLEEDSYDFSFSGLKSAVINTLHNAKQKGEEIVPEDLAASFQESVIEVLVGKTIRAMKEYGVNQVLLAGGVAANRGLRAALQEALDKEEKNLVIPPLSLCTDNAAMIATVGSVMYRLGKRSGMDLNANPGLDIEKPFN, encoded by the coding sequence ATGAAAATAAATGAAGCAAAAGATGAACTAATATTAGGAATTGAAACGAGCTGTGATGAGACAGCTGTCGCGATTATTAAAAATGGCAAGGAAATCGTGGCGAATATCGTCTCCTCGCAGATTGAGAGTCATCAACGTTTTGGCGGAGTGGTACCAGAAATCGCTTCCCGTCATCATGTCGAGCAAATGACAGTGGTATTAGAGGAAGCGTTGGAACAGGGCGGCGTGACCATGGCAGACATAGATGCAATTGCTGTGACAGAAGGACCGGGACTTGTTGGTGCACTGTTGATCGGTGTGAATGCAGCAAAAGCGCTGGCGTTCGCTCACCAGAAGCCACTTGTCGGCGTTCATCACATTGCAGGCCATATCTATGCCAACCAGCTTGTGGCAGACCTAGACTTCCCATTGCTTGCGCTCGTCGTTTCAGGCGGGCATACAGAGCTTGTGTACATGAAAGAGCACGGTTCTTTTGAGGTAATCGGGGAAACGCGTGACGATGCTGTAGGAGAAGCTTACGATAAGGTGGCTCGCACGCTTCAGCTGCCATATCCGGGAGGACCTCACATCGACCGTATGGCTGCAGAGGGAACACCTTCTATTAAGCTGCCAAGAGCGTGGCTTGAAGAAGACTCCTATGATTTCAGCTTTTCAGGTTTGAAGTCAGCTGTTATCAACACCCTTCACAACGCCAAGCAAAAAGGGGAGGAAATTGTCCCTGAAGACCTTGCGGCAAGTTTTCAAGAAAGCGTGATTGAAGTGCTCGTTGGAAAAACGATTCGCGCGATGAAGGAATATGGCGTGAATCAAGTGTTGCTTGCAGGCGGTGTAGCGGCAAACAGAGGGCTGCGTGCAGCATTGCAGGAAGCTTTAGATAAGGAAGAGAAGAACTTGGTGATTCCACCGTTATCCTTGTGTACGGACAATGCTGCGATGATTGCGACTGTGGGCAGTGTGATGTATCGATTAGGAAAGCGATCTGGAATGGATTTGAATGCAAACCCAGGATTGGATATTGAGAAGCCTTTTAACTGA
- a CDS encoding GntR family transcriptional regulator has product MEINLKSDIPIFQQVAELIESGILEGSMQEGERVPSTNEFAKYYQINPATAAKGINQLVDQEILFKKRGVGMFVAEGAKQIILTKRKAAFFKDYIVPLKKEASKLGITEEELATLIGKGEEQ; this is encoded by the coding sequence ATGGAAATCAACCTTAAGAGTGACATCCCCATTTTCCAGCAGGTGGCCGAACTGATCGAGAGCGGCATCTTAGAAGGCAGCATGCAGGAGGGAGAGCGGGTGCCGTCTACTAACGAATTTGCGAAGTATTATCAGATCAATCCAGCAACAGCAGCGAAGGGAATCAATCAGTTGGTCGATCAGGAAATCCTATTTAAGAAAAGGGGAGTAGGAATGTTTGTGGCAGAGGGAGCAAAGCAAATCATCCTTACAAAAAGAAAAGCGGCATTTTTTAAAGACTATATCGTTCCGTTAAAAAAGGAAGCAAGCAAGCTTGGTATAACAGAAGAGGAATTAGCGACATTGATCGGCAAGGGGGAAGAGCAATGA
- a CDS encoding ABC transporter ATP-binding protein: protein MKIEVKNVSKIYGNKKAVDNMSLTLEENKIYGLLGRNGAGKTTLMQMLAGHALPSSGEILINGQNPFNNRGITKDICLVNESNNFIKRLKIKDILKVASLFYPNWSWETANALLTTFNLNPTLKTKGLSKGMESSLGIIIGLASRAKITILDEPYIGLDAAARFKFYEVLLEEYEEFPRTIILSTHLIDEVSNLFEEVVLMRSGQLVFHKSTEELLDSSITISGKKEAVDEFSQGKRVLHESILAGRKTVTLYGEGLTVEEATQHNLDADRSSIQQLMVYMTEEELKGGKQYA, encoded by the coding sequence ATGAAAATAGAGGTAAAGAATGTATCCAAAATCTACGGAAACAAAAAAGCTGTGGATAACATGTCACTAACGCTTGAGGAAAACAAAATCTATGGCCTGCTCGGACGAAACGGTGCAGGTAAAACGACACTAATGCAAATGCTAGCAGGTCATGCGCTTCCTTCATCAGGAGAAATCCTCATCAACGGTCAGAATCCATTTAACAATAGAGGCATAACCAAAGATATCTGCCTTGTGAACGAAAGTAACAACTTCATCAAACGTCTTAAAATCAAAGATATTTTAAAAGTGGCTTCGCTTTTTTACCCGAACTGGTCATGGGAGACTGCAAATGCACTGCTCACAACCTTCAATCTAAATCCGACTCTCAAAACGAAAGGCTTATCAAAAGGGATGGAATCCTCGCTTGGGATTATCATTGGGCTTGCCAGCAGAGCGAAAATCACCATTCTGGATGAACCGTATATCGGACTTGATGCAGCGGCCAGGTTTAAATTTTATGAGGTGCTCTTAGAAGAATACGAAGAGTTTCCGAGAACGATTATTTTATCCACACATCTGATTGATGAAGTGAGTAACTTGTTTGAAGAAGTTGTGCTGATGAGAAGTGGGCAGCTTGTTTTCCACAAGTCCACAGAGGAGCTACTTGATTCAAGTATCACGATATCAGGGAAAAAGGAAGCGGTGGATGAGTTCTCACAAGGCAAGCGCGTGTTGCATGAATCGATCCTAGCAGGAAGAAAAACGGTAACATTATACGGCGAAGGATTAACAGTTGAAGAGGCGACCCAGCACAACTTGGATGCAGACCGGAGCTCCATTCAGCAACTAATGGTGTATATGACAGAGGAAGAGTTAAAGGGAGGGAAGCAATATGCTTAA